One Candidatus Bathyarchaeota archaeon DNA window includes the following coding sequences:
- a CDS encoding flavodoxin family protein, whose product MIYIVGIVGSPRIGGNTEIFVSEALKAAQAEGAETELLRLCDKEIRPCDGCFSCRRTGECQIKDDFQQVFEKMVKADGIILASPVYVGSSTPQIKALIDRAALVSGAKGRILENKVGGAMVVARRAGHNFTFAELLFFFLHQGMIVPGSTYWNIAFGREKGDVLKDEEGLRTAANFGKKIVWLIKKIKSPQ is encoded by the coding sequence ATGATTTATATAGTTGGTATTGTTGGAAGCCCTCGTATAGGCGGCAACACTGAAATCTTCGTTTCGGAGGCCCTTAAGGCAGCTCAAGCTGAAGGGGCTGAGACAGAGCTGTTAAGGTTGTGCGACAAGGAGATTAGGCCATGTGATGGATGCTTCTCATGCAGGAGGACTGGGGAATGCCAAATAAAAGACGATTTTCAGCAGGTATTCGAAAAGATGGTTAAGGCTGACGGCATAATCTTGGCATCACCTGTCTACGTCGGTTCCTCTACGCCTCAGATTAAGGCACTGATCGACAGAGCCGCTCTCGTATCCGGCGCCAAGGGGAGGATACTTGAGAATAAGGTTGGCGGAGCAATGGTTGTCGCAAGAAGGGCAGGGCACAACTTCACATTTGCGGAGCTTCTATTCTTCTTCCTACATCAGGGGATGATTGTTCCTGGATCGACATATTGGAATATCGCCTTCGGGAGAGAGAAGGGGGATGTTTTAAAAGATGAGGAAGGCCTTAGAACGGCTGCGAATTTTGGAAAGAAGATTGTTTGGCTAATAAAAAAGATAAAGAGTCCGCAATGA
- a CDS encoding NAD(P)H-dependent oxidoreductase → MVEVLILYYSRTGKTELLAKAVADGVGKVEGAKAKVKRVEDASIEDFIKCDAVSFGSPNYFGYMSGLMKDFFDRAWNIRDKVAGKPAAAFTSGGGPSNSALLSLERMMDAFRLKKIAEGIVSSGYPTSKDLDSCRKLGEALALAALKSKAG, encoded by the coding sequence ATGGTCGAGGTGCTAATTCTTTATTACTCGAGAACTGGCAAGACAGAATTATTGGCGAAGGCTGTAGCCGATGGAGTTGGCAAAGTTGAGGGAGCTAAAGCGAAGGTCAAGCGTGTGGAAGATGCATCCATTGAAGATTTCATCAAATGTGATGCCGTATCATTCGGCTCCCCGAATTATTTTGGATATATGAGTGGATTAATGAAGGACTTCTTTGATAGAGCATGGAACATTAGGGATAAGGTCGCGGGAAAACCCGCAGCCGCATTCACGTCGGGAGGAGGCCCAAGTAACTCTGCACTCTTAAGCTTGGAAAGGATGATGGATGCATTTAGACTCAAAAAGATAGCTGAAGGGATTGTCTCAAGCGGTTATCCGACAAGTAAAGATCTTGACTCATGCAGAAAACTCGGCGAGGCTCTGGCGTTAGCGGCATTGAAAAGCAAGGCAGGGTGA
- the xylB gene encoding xylulokinase yields the protein MTEEGLYIGVDVGTQSTKTIVFDGESGRVLAKASQGYGLIEGLPPGHKEQDPSVWIEALRLTIKMCLKEASIDPARVRAIGVSGQQHGLVPLDEKGNVIRPAKLWNDTSTVNECKYLIRKLGGKRSVIELLGLSIPPGFTASKILWLKRHEPMNFRKLRTILLPHDYVNFYLTGRKVMEYGDASGTALMNVRTRTWCMKVLETIDPGLEEKLPPVQSSDKPVGFIRREIAEKFGFKDDVLVSAGGGDNMMGAIGTGNTRKGIVTASLGTSGTIYAYSDVPIVDPEGEIACFCDSTNAWLPLLCTMNVTVATEFARNLFGLSHDDLLGVTEMAPPGSDGLILLPYFEGERTPNVPDGTGVFFGLNSKTYDKAHIMRASMEGATLGMNYGLNKMRELGIRPEEIRLTGGGSKNKAWRQIAADIFEVDVVCLEIDEGAAFGAALQALWTYKNFIGHKVTIQEVTERYVKVDENSRLSPKTKNVKVYRNLQKIHDELSRSLRRVFRKHRSFLEQYVGGARGG from the coding sequence ATGACTGAAGAAGGTTTATATATAGGAGTTGACGTTGGAACCCAGAGCACTAAAACGATAGTTTTCGATGGAGAGTCAGGAAGAGTTTTAGCAAAAGCTTCACAGGGCTATGGGCTTATCGAAGGATTGCCCCCTGGTCATAAGGAGCAAGACCCCTCTGTCTGGATAGAGGCTCTACGCTTAACTATAAAGATGTGTTTGAAAGAAGCGAGTATAGATCCTGCGAGGGTAAGGGCCATTGGAGTTTCTGGGCAGCAACATGGGCTTGTCCCCTTGGATGAGAAAGGTAACGTCATAAGACCTGCAAAGCTCTGGAACGATACGAGCACAGTGAACGAATGTAAGTACCTGATACGAAAGCTAGGCGGTAAAAGATCCGTGATCGAGCTTCTGGGGCTGTCTATTCCACCAGGATTCACAGCCTCAAAGATTCTTTGGTTAAAGCGACACGAGCCCATGAACTTTAGGAAGCTTAGAACAATTCTTCTTCCTCATGATTATGTGAATTTTTACTTGACTGGCAGAAAAGTGATGGAGTACGGTGATGCTTCAGGAACTGCTTTAATGAATGTTAGGACTAGGACATGGTGTATGAAAGTATTGGAGACAATTGATCCTGGTCTTGAGGAAAAGCTTCCGCCAGTCCAAAGTTCTGATAAGCCAGTAGGCTTCATAAGGCGGGAAATCGCGGAGAAATTTGGCTTTAAAGATGATGTTCTAGTCAGCGCAGGTGGAGGAGATAATATGATGGGTGCTATAGGCACAGGGAACACAAGGAAAGGGATTGTAACGGCTAGTTTAGGCACATCAGGCACAATATATGCATACTCAGACGTTCCCATAGTGGATCCTGAAGGCGAAATTGCCTGCTTCTGCGACTCAACCAATGCGTGGCTGCCGCTTCTCTGCACAATGAATGTAACGGTAGCTACAGAGTTCGCTAGAAACCTTTTCGGTCTCTCACATGACGACTTATTAGGGGTAACTGAAATGGCTCCTCCAGGCTCAGACGGTCTCATTCTCTTGCCATATTTTGAGGGGGAGAGAACGCCAAACGTGCCGGATGGTACAGGTGTCTTTTTCGGGCTGAATAGCAAAACTTATGATAAGGCGCATATTATGCGGGCTTCAATGGAAGGTGCGACTTTGGGGATGAACTATGGATTGAACAAGATGAGAGAGCTTGGAATTAGACCTGAAGAAATTAGGCTTACTGGCGGCGGCTCAAAGAATAAGGCTTGGCGTCAAATCGCCGCGGACATCTTCGAAGTAGATGTCGTCTGTTTAGAAATTGATGAAGGAGCAGCGTTTGGCGCTGCATTGCAAGCATTATGGACATATAAGAACTTTATTGGCCATAAGGTGACTATTCAGGAAGTAACTGAAAGATATGTTAAGGTTGATGAGAACTCACGTCTCTCCCCAAAAACCAAGAATGTCAAAGTTTACAGGAATCTTCAAAAAATCCATGATGAGCTGAGCAGAAGCCTACGAAGAGTATTTAGAAAACATAGATCATTCTTGGAGCAGTATGTTGGAGGAGCAAGAGGCGGGTAG
- a CDS encoding tRNA uridine(34) 5-carboxymethylaminomethyl modification radical SAM/GNAT enzyme Elp3, with amino-acid sequence MTFEACREIIEDLLEHGDLDSEDVNLIKARIAEKYGLTSVPSNSEIMKCAEDNEKPKILKILRRKAVRTASGVTIVAVMTKPWPCPQGEPCAYCPGGPSHGVPQSYTGLEPASLRGAQNDYDPFRQVKHRLAQYEAIGHPVDKVELIIMGGTFPGTPLDYQRFFVKGCLDALNGVSSNTLEEAKKIAETGKIRNVGITVETRPDWAKEIHVDHMLSLGVTRVELGVQNIYDDVYRIVNRGHTVKDVIEATRILKDSGLKVGYHMMPGLPGSSFERDLEGFKRIFTDPNFKPDMIKIYPCLVIEGTKIHDWWREGRYEPYTTEEAVRLIAEVKKLVPEWIRIMRVQRDVPAYVIKAGVKKSNLRELVLERLRQENAKCRCIRCREVGHRWLKENVMPDLDRVEIVTRQYEASDGIEFFISCEDIERDILIGYLRLRMPSEYAHRPEIKGEDVSLIRELHICGPLVPVGEKYVGAYQHRGFGRLLVQKAEDVSRDYGARKILVTSALGTKTYYKRLGYDYAGPYMSKNI; translated from the coding sequence GTGACCTTTGAAGCGTGTAGGGAAATCATAGAGGACCTGTTAGAACATGGAGACCTCGATTCGGAAGATGTTAACCTAATCAAGGCAAGGATTGCTGAGAAGTATGGTCTGACCTCGGTCCCCTCAAACTCGGAAATCATGAAATGTGCAGAAGATAATGAGAAGCCTAAGATTCTCAAGATTTTAAGGAGAAAGGCTGTTAGAACAGCCTCTGGCGTGACAATCGTTGCTGTGATGACGAAGCCTTGGCCGTGCCCGCAGGGGGAACCATGCGCCTACTGTCCAGGTGGTCCGTCACACGGGGTTCCCCAAAGCTATACCGGCTTAGAGCCTGCTTCATTGAGAGGCGCACAAAACGATTATGATCCCTTCAGACAGGTTAAACATCGATTAGCACAGTATGAAGCGATTGGACATCCCGTCGATAAGGTTGAATTAATAATTATGGGAGGGACTTTTCCAGGCACCCCCCTTGACTATCAGAGATTTTTTGTGAAGGGGTGCTTGGACGCATTGAATGGTGTTTCTTCAAACACGCTTGAAGAGGCGAAGAAGATTGCTGAGACGGGTAAAATTAGGAACGTTGGCATAACAGTAGAGACGCGCCCAGACTGGGCGAAAGAAATTCACGTCGACCACATGCTATCACTTGGGGTTACACGTGTAGAATTAGGCGTTCAGAACATCTATGATGATGTATACAGGATTGTAAATCGAGGTCACACAGTTAAGGACGTGATTGAGGCCACAAGAATTCTCAAAGACTCCGGACTAAAAGTGGGATACCATATGATGCCCGGTCTTCCAGGCTCGAGCTTCGAACGTGACTTAGAAGGCTTCAAGAGGATCTTCACGGATCCAAATTTCAAGCCGGATATGATAAAGATATACCCGTGCCTAGTAATTGAAGGTACAAAGATCCACGACTGGTGGAGGGAGGGTAGATATGAGCCATATACGACCGAAGAAGCGGTACGGCTGATAGCTGAGGTCAAAAAACTCGTGCCTGAATGGATCAGAATAATGCGGGTTCAAAGGGATGTACCAGCTTATGTGATCAAAGCCGGGGTAAAAAAGAGTAACCTGAGAGAACTTGTGCTGGAAAGGCTCAGGCAAGAGAATGCGAAATGCAGGTGTATAAGATGCCGTGAAGTTGGGCATAGATGGTTGAAGGAGAATGTGATGCCGGATTTGGATAGGGTGGAAATCGTGACGAGGCAATATGAAGCCTCAGATGGTATTGAATTCTTTATCTCCTGTGAGGACATTGAGCGAGACATTTTAATTGGTTATCTTAGGCTCAGAATGCCATCAGAGTATGCGCATAGACCTGAAATCAAGGGCGAGGATGTCTCGCTAATACGCGAGTTACATATATGTGGTCCCCTAGTTCCGGTTGGAGAGAAGTATGTTGGAGCATATCAACATAGGGGGTTTGGTAGGCTCCTAGTGCAGAAGGCAGAAGATGTCAGCCGAGATTATGGGGCCAGAAAGATATTGGTAACCAGCGCATTGGGAACAAAGACTTATTATAAACGGTTAGGCTATGATTATGCCGGGCCCTATATGAGCAAGAACATTTGA
- the glyS gene encoding glycine--tRNA ligase — protein MKSIDKYELVNELARRRGFFWPSFEIYGGASGFISWGPFGSIMKRKIEDKFRRMFLQRHNFYEVETPIITPEKIFKASGHLEHFKEPMVECLKCKRRFRADHLLEGSTDLSQQEIEKMDLAAIEETIRNQGVKCPDCGGLLSEPQYFLTMFKTTIGPYSDAIGYGRPEAAQGIFSEFKRLYEQVRERLPIGFATIGHALRNEISPRQGPIRLREFTIIDLEFFIDPANPQCPCLEEVADEIMRLVLAKNRLEGCEDPVEVAVKEAINRGYIVMEWQAYFMALAKRFLSELGVPDDKQRFIEKLPWERAHYSAQGFDQEVYLDRWGWVEVAGFNYRTDYDLSGHMRESGVDMKVFKPEGTKTERTELIVKPIQSRIRLTFKDETPKVLELVSKADARKMGEDFRKQGFSQIDGFKILPEHVEIAEMRVQEHGRRFIPHVIEPSFGSDRLAYVALEYAYTQKRGRVILELPPDIAPVEVAVLPLVSKDGLPEKAKKIHLNLIEEGFIAEYDESGSIGKRYARFDEIGTPICVTIDYETLKNETVTLRDRDSWRQVRVDAGVLPSLLHKYLQRKVRFDDLGD, from the coding sequence GTGAAGTCAATTGATAAATATGAGCTTGTGAATGAATTGGCACGTCGCAGAGGGTTCTTTTGGCCCTCATTTGAGATATATGGAGGGGCAAGCGGGTTCATCAGCTGGGGGCCATTCGGCTCGATAATGAAAAGGAAGATAGAGGACAAGTTTAGAAGGATGTTCTTGCAGCGACATAACTTCTATGAGGTAGAGACACCGATAATAACGCCTGAGAAGATCTTCAAGGCTTCAGGTCATCTTGAACACTTCAAAGAGCCCATGGTTGAATGTTTAAAATGTAAAAGGAGATTTAGAGCGGACCACCTGTTAGAGGGATCTACTGATCTAAGCCAGCAAGAGATTGAGAAAATGGATCTAGCCGCAATAGAGGAGACTATCAGAAACCAGGGGGTCAAGTGCCCTGACTGCGGAGGATTATTATCCGAGCCGCAGTATTTCTTAACAATGTTCAAGACTACGATTGGACCTTACTCAGATGCTATTGGGTACGGTCGTCCTGAAGCGGCTCAGGGAATCTTCTCAGAGTTCAAACGTTTATATGAACAGGTCCGGGAGCGTCTCCCAATAGGGTTTGCCACAATTGGACACGCACTGAGAAATGAGATAAGCCCAAGGCAGGGGCCAATCAGGCTCAGAGAGTTCACGATTATTGATTTGGAGTTTTTCATTGATCCCGCAAACCCGCAATGTCCTTGCTTAGAAGAGGTGGCAGACGAAATAATGAGGCTTGTCCTGGCAAAGAATCGTCTTGAGGGATGCGAAGATCCGGTTGAAGTCGCCGTAAAAGAAGCAATTAACAGAGGCTACATAGTGATGGAGTGGCAGGCCTACTTTATGGCATTGGCAAAAAGGTTTCTAAGTGAATTAGGGGTTCCAGATGATAAGCAGAGGTTTATTGAGAAGCTCCCATGGGAGAGGGCACATTATTCTGCCCAAGGGTTCGATCAGGAGGTGTATCTTGACCGTTGGGGGTGGGTGGAGGTTGCGGGCTTCAACTATAGAACCGACTACGACCTGTCGGGACACATGAGAGAGAGTGGCGTCGATATGAAAGTATTCAAGCCTGAAGGAACAAAGACGGAGAGAACAGAGTTAATAGTAAAGCCTATTCAATCAAGGATCAGGCTGACATTCAAGGATGAAACGCCAAAGGTTTTAGAACTAGTCTCCAAGGCAGACGCAAGAAAGATGGGGGAAGACTTCAGAAAGCAGGGCTTCTCCCAGATAGATGGCTTCAAGATTCTTCCAGAACATGTCGAAATCGCAGAGATGCGGGTTCAAGAGCATGGTCGCCGCTTCATACCACACGTGATTGAACCCAGTTTCGGTTCAGATAGACTTGCCTACGTAGCCTTGGAGTACGCATACACACAAAAGAGGGGAAGAGTGATTCTTGAGCTGCCGCCTGATATCGCACCCGTAGAGGTTGCGGTCCTTCCTTTGGTCAGTAAGGACGGACTGCCAGAGAAGGCAAAGAAGATTCACCTTAACCTAATAGAGGAAGGTTTCATCGCCGAGTATGATGAATCTGGCTCTATTGGGAAGAGGTACGCTAGATTCGATGAAATCGGCACTCCAATCTGCGTTACTATCGACTACGAGACTTTGAAAAATGAGACTGTTACTCTGAGAGATAGAGACTCTTGGAGACAAGTTAGAGTGGACGCTGGTGTTCTGCCTAGCCTTCTGCATAAATACTTGCAGCGGAAAGTGAGGTTCGACGATTTGGGCGATTAA
- a CDS encoding DUF47 family protein — MVFPMEAENRAKRRALRLCQDHLRIVIEAYRKTVQLMDAFLQNDKSSLSQLHEEIQKLGDEVDNSKRAVAQELVEIGAILLNREDFLRFTDVTSEIADFCKGISFRIMEIVHRGWEIPPDLKKGMSNLAAAVFETASKLRDTFLMLNYGSPMVQEKAKDVEMAERNVDNIYRELEVNLLNSKMEISTLLMARDIIQLLEDMADKIEDASDAARILAFAV; from the coding sequence ATGGTCTTTCCAATGGAGGCAGAAAATCGAGCGAAGAGGAGGGCGCTCCGTCTCTGCCAGGATCATTTAAGGATAGTTATTGAGGCGTATCGGAAAACTGTACAGCTTATGGACGCCTTCTTGCAGAATGATAAATCATCACTCTCTCAACTTCATGAGGAGATACAGAAGCTTGGGGACGAGGTGGACAACTCTAAGAGGGCGGTTGCACAGGAGCTCGTTGAGATAGGTGCTATACTGCTAAACAGAGAAGACTTTCTAAGATTCACTGATGTCACAAGCGAGATAGCCGACTTCTGTAAAGGCATATCATTCAGGATAATGGAGATCGTTCATAGAGGCTGGGAGATTCCGCCAGATCTGAAGAAAGGCATGAGCAACCTCGCTGCCGCAGTCTTCGAAACCGCATCGAAATTGAGGGATACCTTCCTAATGCTAAATTATGGATCACCAATGGTTCAAGAGAAGGCCAAGGATGTAGAGATGGCTGAAAGAAATGTAGACAACATATACCGGGAGCTCGAAGTAAATCTTCTGAACAGTAAGATGGAGATCTCAACGTTGCTTATGGCAAGAGACATTATCCAACTACTAGAGGACATGGCCGACAAGATTGAAGACGCTTCAGACGCCGCAAGGATTCTAGCCTTCGCAGTCTAG
- the endA gene encoding tRNA-intron lyase gives MQKIFTAEFVENSLIIWNPEEGSKLFKLGFYGKPLGIPKPKTAEFEVPLILDLIEGLYLAEERLIKVIEGPEKKRLSIKTLRTRARKLFEQFDLRYMVYKDLRKQGLIVAPGVKYGCDFVVYKQGPGIDHAPYMVSVKSRKDKISATDIVKAGRLATTVKKRFIIAVPDLEENKIQYLIFKWFKA, from the coding sequence ATGCAAAAAATATTCACAGCTGAATTCGTCGAAAACTCCCTAATAATATGGAATCCGGAAGAAGGATCCAAACTCTTCAAGCTAGGCTTCTACGGCAAACCCCTAGGAATACCTAAACCTAAAACCGCAGAATTCGAAGTCCCCCTTATCCTCGACCTCATAGAAGGGCTATACTTGGCAGAAGAACGCCTAATAAAAGTCATCGAGGGTCCGGAAAAGAAGAGACTAAGCATAAAAACTCTAAGAACAAGAGCTAGGAAACTATTCGAACAGTTCGACCTCCGATACATGGTCTACAAAGACCTCAGGAAACAGGGACTAATAGTAGCACCAGGTGTTAAGTATGGATGCGACTTCGTCGTATACAAACAAGGTCCAGGAATCGACCACGCACCATACATGGTTTCAGTAAAAAGCCGAAAAGACAAAATCTCAGCCACAGACATCGTCAAAGCCGGAAGACTAGCAACAACAGTCAAAAAACGGTTCATAATCGCGGTCCCAGACCTAGAAGAAAACAAAATCCAATACCTCATCTTCAAATGGTTCAAAGCTTAG
- a CDS encoding UbiA family prenyltransferase, whose product MNFFLSLCVYVYNNIVDVELDRLNPQKKNRPHASGAVAKEELMVFVYTTALIAFGLSILIGFNMLLLSLLWFS is encoded by the coding sequence ATCAACTTTTTCTTATCTCTTTGTGTATATGTCTACAATAATATCGTGGATGTTGAATTAGATAGACTCAATCCTCAAAAGAAAAATCGCCCCCATGCATCTGGAGCTGTCGCGAAAGAGGAGTTAATGGTATTTGTGTATACTACGGCTTTAATTGCATTTGGATTATCAATACTTATAGGTTTTAATATGTTACTTCTTTCACTACTTTGGTTTTCTTAA